A region from the Medicago truncatula cultivar Jemalong A17 chromosome 6, MtrunA17r5.0-ANR, whole genome shotgun sequence genome encodes:
- the LOC25495093 gene encoding 2-hydroxyacyl-CoA lyase, whose amino-acid sequence MGEIDGNVLAAKSFSQFGVLHMFGVVGIPVTSLATRAVSLGIRFIAFHNEQSAGYAASAYGYLTSRPGIFLTVSGPGCVHGLAGLSNGTTNTWPTVMISGSCNQNDVGRGDFQELDQIQAVKPFTKFAIKAKHISEIPNCVAQVLANSVVNRPGGVYLDLPTDVLHQKVSESEAESLLTEAKYLAEKIKKSHVISVESSKIQEAVSLLRKAERPLIVFGKGAAYAKAEDELKKLVEKTGIPFLPTPMGKGLLPDDHPLAASAARSLAIGKCDVAIVIGARLNWLLHFGEEPKWSKDVKFVLVDVSKEEIELRKPFLGLVGDGKEVLEVLNKEIKDDPFCLGSTHPWVEAISSKVKDNGVKMEAQLAKDVVPFNFLTPMRIIRDAISEFGGSPAPVVVSEGANTMDVGRSVLVQKEPRTRLDAGTWGTMGVGLGYCIAAAVAYPDRLVVAVEGDSGYGFSAMEVETLVRYQLPVVVIVFNNGGVYGGDRRSAEEKHGPHKEDPAPTSFVPNAGYHTMMEAFGGKGYLVGTPDELKSALSESFSARKPAVINVTIDPYAGSESGRMQHKN is encoded by the exons ATGGGAGAAATTGACGGTAATGTCCTCGCTGCTAAATCCTTTTCTCAATTCGGCGTCCTACACATGTTCGGCGTCGTCGGCATCCCCGTAACTTCACTCGCCACACGCGCCGTCTCTCTCGGCATCCGTTTTATCGCTTTCCACAACGAACAATCCGCCGGTTACGCCGCTTCCGCTTACGGCTACCTCACCTCCCGTCCCGGCATCTTCCTCACCGTCTCCGGTCCCGGTTGCGTTCACGGTCTTGCCGGTCTCTCCAACGGCACCACTAACACATGGCCTACTGTCATGATCTCCGGTTCTTGTAACCAAAACGACGTCGGCCGTGGTGATTTTCAAGAACTCGATCAGATCCAAGCTGTTAAGCCTTTCACAAAATTCGCTATCAAAGCTAAACATATCTCCGAAATTCCTAATTGTGTCGCACAGGTCCTCGCTAATTCCGTTGTGAATCGACCTGGTGGTGTTTATTTGGATCTTCCTACTGATGTATTGCATCAAAAAGTTTCAGAATCCGAAGCTGAATCGCTTTTGACCGAAGCAAAATATCTAGCagagaaaattaagaaaagtcACGTTATAAGTGTTGAATCTTCGAAGATTCAAGAAGCTGTTTCGCTTCTCAGAAAGGCCGAGAGGCCGTTGATTGTGTTTGGGAAAGGAGCAGCTTATGCTAAAGCTGAAGATGAATTGAAGAAATTGGTGGAAAAGACGGGGATTCCGTTTCTTCCTACTCCAATGGGGAAGGGATTGTTGCCGGATGATCATCCGTTGGCTGCCTCCGCGGCTAGGTCACTTGCTATTGGAAAATGTGATGTGGCGATTGTGATTGGTGCGAGGTTGAATTGGCTGCTTCATTTTGGGGAAGAGCCGAAATGGTCTAAAGATGTAAAGTTTGTGTTGGTGGATGTGAGCAAGGAAGAAATTGAGCTTAGAAAACCGTTTTTAGGGTTAGTTGGTGATGGTAAAGAAGTTTTGGAGGTTTTGAATAAGGAGATTAAAGATGATCCGTTTTGCTTGGGGAGCACTCATCCATGGGTGGAAGCTATTTCGAGCAAAGTGAAGGACAATGGTGTGAAGATGGAGGCTCAATTGGCGAAGGATGTTGTGCCGTTTAATTTTTTGACGCCGATGAGGATTATCAGAGATGCTATTTCGGAATTTGGAGGAAGTCCGGCTCCTGTGGTGGTTTCTGAAGGTGCTAATACTATGGATGTTGGTCGATCTGTGTTGGTTCAGAAGGAGCCTAGGACTAGGTTGGATGCTGGTACTTGGGGGACTATGGGGGTTGGTCTTGGTTATTGTATTGCGGCTGCTGTCGCTTATCCTGATCGTCTTGTCGTTGCTGTTGAAGGGGATTCCGGATATGGATTTAGTGCTATGGAAGTTGAG acATTGGTTCGGTACCAACTGCCTGTGGTGGTGATTGTTTTCAACAATGGTGGTGTATATGGTGGTGACCGTAGAAGCGCGGAAGAGAAACATGGACCTCACAAGGAGGACCCCGCTCCGACATCCTTTGTTCCAAATGCAGGGTACCACACTATGATGGAAGCTTTTGGTGGGAAGGGTTATCTTGTGGGGACACCTGATGAACTAAAGTCAGCTCTCTCAGAATCTTTCTCTGCTAGGAAACCAGCCGTCATAAATGTTACCATTGATCCCTATGCCGGTTCTGAGAGTGGGAGGATGCAACACAAGAATTGA
- the LOC25495094 gene encoding F-box/kelch-repeat protein At3g23880, producing the protein MSTVAPYRNIRKQNLSDPLGLFALLSLDLLLEILYRTPIKSLLTLNCVSKPFNSFISDPKFANDHLRLSKIHRRHHNLLISPWAFFSEGNFSLLDSRLTSVFNNNNSTTIVPDMKLNFPLNPSNIRAIIADSCDGIICLQTIDDRFDCGDPLLWNPCTTKFNILPSLDFEKSLQIAYTIGYDAQFTHTYKVVAVSSYISRGIQNDVYKTQVKVHTLGTNSWRRIPDFPSQLMGIPEGNVGKFVSGSVHWAIEDQNNRFLKSQDPDDHSSWSWHILSLHLGNESYREISQPDYGLPLHNFSLGVSRDCLCVLAHTETFLDIWRMNDYGNKDSWTKLFTLPFAEFVGLDGVCITRLYISEEDHQVFVYFINKVYVYNYKTGAVKNPKIQGLPCISFNSNIYLESSFNCDVYVESLISP; encoded by the coding sequence ATGTCGACAGTAGCACCATATAGAAatataagaaaacaaaacttGTCAGACCCCCTCGGCCTGTTTGCTCTGCTATCTCTCGATCTGCTGTTAGAAATTCTGTACAGGACCCCTATCAAGTCACTCTTGACACTCAACTGTGTCTCCAAACCTTTTAATTCCTTTATTTCTGATCCCAAATTCGCCAATGATCACCTTCGCTTGTCAAAGATCCACCGCCGCCACCACAACCTCCTCATAAGCCCGTGGGCTTTCTTTTCAGAAGGAAACTTCTCTCTCCTTGATTCCCGACTTACTTCTGtttttaacaacaacaactcaacaaCCATCGTCCCTGATATGAAGCTCAACTTTCCTCTAAATCCTTCTAACATTCGTGCTATCATAGCTGACTCTTGCGATGGCATCATCTGTCTTCAAACCATCGATGACAGATTCGACTGTGGTGATCCGCTACTATGGAACCCTTGTACCACCAAATTCAATATATTGCCCTCTTTGGATTTCGAGAAAAGTCTACAAATTGCATACACCATTGGGTATGACGCTCAATTTACCCATACTTACAAGGTAGTTGCTGTTTCTAGCTATATATCTCGTGGAATTCAAAATGATGTTTACAAAACTCAAGTTAAGGTTCACACTTTAGGCACCAACTCTTGGAGAAGGATTCCAGACTTCCCTTCGCAACTCATGGGTATACCCGAAGGGAATGTTGGCAAATTTGTAAGTGGCAGCGTTCATTGGGCCATTGAAGATCAAAATAACCGATTCCTAAAATCACAAGATCCAGATGACCACTCTTCATGGTCATGGCACATTCTTTCTCTTCATTTAGGAAATGAGTCGTATCGGGAGATTTCCCAGCCCGATTATGGTCTACCTCTGCATAACTTCAGCTTGGGGGTTTCTAGGGATTGCCTATGCGTCCTTGCTCACACCGAAACTTTTTTGGATATTTGGCGTATGAATGATTATGGAAATAAAGATTCTTGGACTAAATTGTTCACTCTTCCATTTGCCGAATTCGTTGGTCTTGATGGCGTCTGCATTACTCGGCTTTATATTTCTGAGGAGGACCACCAAGTGTTCGTGTACTTCATCAATAAGGTATATGTTTACAATTACAAGACTGGTGCAGTAAAGAATCCCAAGATTCAAGGCCTCCCATGTATTTCCTTCAACTCAAATATCTATCTTGAGAGTTCCTTCAACTGTGATGTCTATGTTGAGAGTCTCATATCACCTTGA